The proteins below come from a single Mucilaginibacter mali genomic window:
- a CDS encoding energy transducer TonB, which yields MQNSCKKLLILSIVIFISQALRAQKLVYMGIDHMSKGVKEAFYVLRDDPHVKQGEYKLLRQRNYIPIYKGFYKNNLKDSLWREYDIREQLIAEGYYKAGAKTGVWKYYTDEEVTDEYDFNKSQLTYHRITNTDTVQTYKIIQGRDTLYSRVSRAPILLGDLRCLTNKFIDLFKEPHATKFEEVEGAATIAFTVDEQGHLSDFHLIKSIKNIDNEAIVALVKQTDMIWLPAMMDGKPVKSICKVPIRLF from the coding sequence ATGCAAAACAGCTGCAAAAAATTACTCATTTTAAGTATCGTTATATTCATATCGCAGGCATTGCGTGCGCAAAAGCTGGTGTATATGGGGATAGATCATATGTCGAAAGGTGTAAAGGAAGCCTTTTATGTGTTGCGCGATGATCCGCATGTTAAGCAGGGCGAGTACAAGCTTTTGCGACAGCGGAATTATATACCTATCTACAAGGGCTTTTATAAAAACAATCTGAAAGACAGCCTTTGGCGGGAATACGACATCCGTGAACAATTAATAGCAGAGGGCTACTACAAAGCGGGAGCAAAAACCGGCGTGTGGAAATATTATACTGATGAGGAGGTAACCGATGAGTATGATTTTAACAAGAGCCAGCTGACGTACCACCGGATCACCAATACCGATACTGTGCAGACCTATAAAATAATACAGGGCAGGGATACCTTATACAGCCGTGTGAGCCGGGCACCTATTTTGCTGGGCGACCTGCGGTGCCTTACCAATAAGTTTATCGATTTGTTTAAGGAGCCGCATGCCACTAAATTTGAAGAAGTAGAGGGAGCAGCTACCATCGCCTTTACTGTTGACGAGCAGGGGCACCTATCGGATTTTCACCTGATCAAATCGATAAAAAACATCGATAATGAAGCTATTGTTGCGCTTGTAAAGCAAACAGATATGATATGGTTGCCCGCTATGATGGATGGAAAGCCGGTTAAAAGCATTTGCAAAGTGCCCATCCGGTTGTTTTAG
- a CDS encoding GntT/GntP/DsdX family permease produces MSLLYILLGIVILLVLIFKKMNPMLALLIVSIITGLLLKMPADKVMASITAGIGNTLGSLIMVLALGAMIGKLAEDYGAAERIVYVLIKWFGIKNIQWAALLTGILVGIPLFYNAGFIVLLPLAFSIASATGLPKLYVGMPMIAALSITHGFLPPHPGPVALASIFHADIGKVLLYGLAISIPVATLAGVFFPRLTISIKHLNLNDHTITIDPGKHLPSATKSFAIALMPVFLIIAGNVGSLVFNGQMAYYCKVLADPTLALLLAVLIILLILQVSLKNAMESCVEGAKNITMILLIIAAGGAFKQILIDSGVGEQVKTLAEDWHASPLLLGWGLAALLRITLGSSTVASLTAAGIVLPLIHNGTPPELMVLAVGAGSLMLSHVNDTGFWMFKEYFGLSVNQTFRTWTAMECIISVSGLIGVMILNAAI; encoded by the coding sequence ATGAGTTTACTGTATATACTGCTGGGTATCGTGATCCTGCTGGTGCTCATCTTTAAAAAGATGAACCCGATGCTGGCCCTCCTCATCGTATCCATCATCACCGGTCTGCTGCTAAAAATGCCGGCCGATAAAGTAATGGCGTCCATCACCGCAGGCATTGGCAATACGCTGGGCAGCCTCATTATGGTATTAGCACTGGGCGCCATGATAGGTAAACTGGCCGAGGATTATGGCGCTGCCGAGCGTATTGTTTATGTGCTGATCAAATGGTTCGGCATAAAAAATATCCAATGGGCGGCTTTGCTTACGGGCATTTTGGTGGGTATCCCGCTGTTTTACAACGCGGGGTTTATTGTGTTGTTGCCATTGGCATTTAGTATTGCTTCGGCTACAGGCCTGCCTAAATTGTATGTGGGGATGCCCATGATCGCGGCCTTATCCATCACCCACGGCTTCCTGCCGCCACACCCCGGGCCGGTAGCGCTGGCATCCATCTTTCATGCTGATATTGGCAAGGTACTGCTGTATGGACTGGCCATCAGCATCCCGGTGGCTACGCTGGCGGGCGTATTTTTCCCGCGGTTGACCATCAGCATTAAGCATCTTAACCTAAATGATCATACTATTACGATCGACCCGGGTAAACACCTGCCATCGGCCACAAAAAGCTTCGCGATAGCGTTGATGCCGGTATTCCTCATTATTGCCGGCAATGTAGGTTCGCTGGTATTTAACGGGCAGATGGCTTACTATTGTAAAGTACTGGCCGACCCAACGCTGGCTTTACTGTTAGCTGTTTTAATTATCCTGCTGATATTACAGGTATCCCTAAAAAACGCCATGGAAAGTTGTGTGGAGGGCGCGAAGAATATCACCATGATCCTGCTCATTATTGCCGCCGGCGGGGCCTTTAAACAAATATTGATTGACAGCGGCGTGGGCGAACAGGTAAAAACCCTGGCCGAAGACTGGCATGCCTCGCCCCTTTTATTAGGTTGGGGACTGGCGGCCCTGCTGCGCATTACCCTGGGTTCATCAACCGTGGCATCGCTTACCGCGGCGGGTATTGTGCTGCCGCTTATTCATAACGGTACCCCGCCCGAGTTGATGGTACTGGCCGTTGGCGCGGGCAGCCTGATGTTATCGCACGTGAACGATACCGGCTTTTGGATGTTTAAGGAATACTTCGGCCTGTCGGTTAATCAAACGTTTCGCACATGGACGGCCATGGAGTGTATCATCTCTGTATCGGGATTGATTGGTGTAATGATATTGAACGCGGCGATATAA